The sequence below is a genomic window from Candidatus Auribacterota bacterium.
GTCCCAGAAAAACACCATCTTCAATCCCGGATTCTTCCGTTTCGCCCCCACCAGTTCTCCGATCACGCGGGAAACACTCCGGCGCCTGAATTTCTCATGCGTGAGCGCGTTCACGCAGAACGAGCAGTTCATCAGGCAGCCGAAAGAGGTCATCGTCTGGTGGATGGTCTTCAGGGGGTCATCCGTAAAGCCGTAACCGAAATAATCAATATTCCTGTCCGGCTGCAGGCGGCCATCGTCTATGTAGCTCTTGTGCTCGCCGTCGTAGCTCGCGAAGGGAAGGATGTCCAGATCGTTCAGGAGCGGCCTCATTTCGTTCCTGATAATCCTGTCCCCCTTGTTCACCCACAGGTTTTTTATATCGTCATACGGCCTGCCCTCCGCAATTCTCTTTGACAATTCCAGCAGGGGGTCGAAACCCTCTCCCGCGCATATCATGTCTGTATGGGGGATGCAGTTCGCCGGATCGATGGTCGGGTGCGACCCTCCCCATATCACGGGGGCCGGGAACTTCGCCTTGATTGCCCTGGTGATCCGTTGCGCGACCTGGAAATGCGATGACTGCACCCCCATGCCTATGAGAGAGGGATTCAGCTTCTCTAGCTGAGCCAGCAGGGCATCTATATCCTCTTCCGTGGCCTCGGTATGATAATCGTTCATCTCCATGAAGTCGTTTTTGAGCGTCTTTGTCGACTTATGCCTCATGCGCTTGAAGCCTATGAAAGAGACGGGTACGCCGTTAGCCCGCAGGTACGAGAAGAGGCTCCTGAGCGCGAAATTTTCATAATGAAACAATGCGATGAGCACCACATTCATGTTCGCTCCTGCACCGGCGATTGGCGGGGTGCTGGAAGAATGCTTTGAATATCCGGGTGGCTCGCTCCGCCGCCGGATGCGTGTGCCCCGAGTGGGGACACCAAATGCAAAGCCCCGCCTTCCACACTGGGAAGACGGGGCTCGCAATCGTAGGATCAATGCGCGCTTACGAACTCCGGCGCTTTACATTGACGGCCTGTTGGCCTTTTCGACCGGGGGCTACTTCGAACTCCACAGCCTCACCATCTTCCAGGGTCTTGAAACCCTCTTGCTGGATCGTAATGTGGTGCACGAATAGGTCCTCACCGCTCTCTGGGGTGATAAAACCAAAGCCCTTCCGCTCGTCAAACCACTTTACCTTGCCTGTAGCCATGTCAATAAACTCCTTCATCTGGCTCGGGGGCGGCTCCTATGTAGTACAGCACCACTCTAGTGAATCGTGCCGCAACCGCCCTGATCAGAATCAGCCAGGCTATAAAAAAGCCGTGAGACGAGTAAATCGCTCACGGCTCATAGATTACGCAACCTATACACCAAGCTATACTCTAATCTTGGAAGGATTATACCAGAGCCCCCCCCGCTGTCAACAAATATTTTACACAATTATTTGTAGTATGGGTGTACCCAGAGGGCTTTGCCCCCCCCAGGCCGGTGGGTCATTTCAGAGGTAACATCTTTGCGCCCCCTGTCACGATGTAAAGGCTAGGTCTTTTGAGCATGGCAAAATAGGCTTCAGCAAAATAGGCTTCACCTTTTTCAATATGTTTAGTAGGCTTAAACGGCGAAGCGTCACCGCAACGGCAGTTCTTTTAACAAGGAGGGGTTTGTGAAACATTTATACATCATGCTGGATAAGAAGACGGTGACGGTTAGTCCTCGAGAGAAGTTCATAACGGGAAGGTAGCCGAAGCGGTAGCGGCAGGGTTGTGACAGCATCAGGTGAGAGGAGACGGAGATGAGTAATAAGATTACCAAGTGGGCATGGGATGCGCTTGTGGTGTATGGGATTGTGGAGAAAATAAGCGCCGTGGAGGGATTAAAGGGAAAGTTGCTTAAAGAGATTGGGGAAGTAGTGCGTAAGGTAAACGACAACATGTGTA
It includes:
- a CDS encoding cobalamin-dependent protein (Presence of a B(12) (cobalamin)-binding domain implies dependence on cobalamin itself, in one of its several forms, or in some unusual lineages, dependence on a cobalamin-like analog.), coding for MNVVLIALFHYENFALRSLFSYLRANGVPVSFIGFKRMRHKSTKTLKNDFMEMNDYHTEATEEDIDALLAQLEKLNPSLIGMGVQSSHFQVAQRITRAIKAKFPAPVIWGGSHPTIDPANCIPHTDMICAGEGFDPLLELSKRIAEGRPYDDIKNLWVNKGDRIIRNEMRPLLNDLDILPFASYDGEHKSYIDDGRLQPDRNIDYFGYGFTDDPLKTIHQTMTSFGCLMNCSFCVNALTHEKFRRRSVSRVIGELVGAKRKNPGLKMVFFWDNIFQVNKKWCLEFAREYREKVNIPFFAYSHPSYVDEEILVALREAGWTVTVMGIQSGSYAIRKQLYNRSELNSQVITAGRRLDGLRSIKRSNGVFRIYYDYVKNNILEKREDLRESLNLFLQLPKNFIFQAFNLSFFPNYVLTKIYLAKGFITEKDIEGNTSTSGSDWITTFDSKKEYRGFLRTHEYYYLLFSLAQFKIFPNFLIRQIEKRELFFNHLHLLHWICRVVRFTDLYFSPSNYRWLWGILSMVSLRSKIRHRVWVRLG
- a CDS encoding cold-shock protein, which gives rise to MATGKVKWFDERKGFGFITPESGEDLFVHHITIQQEGFKTLEDGEAVEFEVAPGRKGQQAVNVKRRSS